Genomic window (Pongo abelii isolate AG06213 chromosome 4, NHGRI_mPonAbe1-v2.0_pri, whole genome shotgun sequence):
aaatttcagtggGTTATAATGcatagggtttttaaaaaagagctaaTGTGCAATATATACAATAGTCTATCCTCCTGACCCACTTCTCCCTTCCAGTTCTCCCTAAGGACAACAATTGTTAATCAGTTTCCTGTATACCCTTCCAGAAATATATGCAGATGTGGCATATGTCCAATTAAAGAAACCTGATACATACTGTTACACCTGTTCAGCATCTTGGtttcaatttttatataaaatttaggaTTATGAAATATACCAAAGCAGCATAGAAAATGAGCCCCCCATCCCCCTGCCCCATGGCCCACCACACATGTTAACATTTTGCATTGGCGCCTTGTTTATGGCTGTCTTGGAGGTAGCCCCGTGTCGCCTCCAGCTGCCTCTTTGTGGTAACTGCCCAAGAGTCGTTATTGATTATATGCATGCACCCAATATTCATTATTCGACCTGTTCCAGCTCTTGGATATTTAGGAAATTACtgattttctgcttatataattGTGGTGGAGTTAATACCCCATTTTGTATAAATTTTGCCCGGGTGGGTGGGCTTCGAGGCAAAGGAGAACGAGGCTCGGCTTTGGATTAGGTTCACATTCCTGCTCCGCCACGCTTCTAGTTGTGTGATCTGGAGGAAGGGAAGGCCCtcactttccccatctgtaagatgAACTGGCTATAGTAATCCCTCCGTCTCATAGCTGCTGAGAGGAATAGAAAACTAAAGTATGGAGGCTTCACTGGGCTTAGTTCCCAGTTTCCCTGGCTAGGGAGGTCTCCGCGGGGACACCAAACTCTCAAGCCCAGCCTAGCAGCTAGAGCGCCCGGCGCCTGCAGTTTTGCTTTAAACTACAACCTGTTCCCCGCCTCTCTTCCTCTGCCGCCACGCTGGGGGCGGGGCGGTTAAATGTCTCCGTGACGTCAGCGCGAGCAGGGCCAATCTCCCTGCCCGGCAGACGTTAGCTCGTTGGCATGGGTGGCCCGCCATTGGTCTGTTGGGCAATCTGGGCCGTCCCAGCTTTTTAAAGACGCCGTGTAGTATAAACAAGGAGAAGTGGGGCGGCCGGGCCATGATGTCAGCGCGGTGCTGCAGCTCTTGGGGGTGACGTCATCTCCGGGAAGGTGGCCGGCCCAGGGTTGTTAGAGCCAGCCTAACCACTTGGGCCGGTTTGAGGCCGCTCTCGCCCCGTCAGAGGTCAGACCCATTGCACTTCAGTATCTCAGGCAGCACCCTGTCCCCGAGGAGGGGACCATGACACAGTAAGTCCGTACTGCCGGTTCTCCTGGCGGGACCCATTTCTTCGGCAGGGCAACTGAGCCTCAGAGGCACGAGTAGTTAGCGAGTTTGCATAGCAAGTTCGAGTTGCAGCCGATCGGTTTTGCCCACCCTGGGGTCTCCCCATCTTTATGTCAGGATATGTGGCCCCGCCCCTTGCTTTTGACTATGGCTGCGGTCACTTTAAGTGCGAAGGTGGGGGCGAGGAGgaggttaaaaaaatttcaagatgGTGGCCCACTAGTCACGTGCGTGGTCGCGGCGAGTGATTGGCTCTCAGGGCGGAGCTCCCGGCGCGGGGCGGGGCCTCCGCGGGCTTGCAGCGGGCTACTGTTTGCCGGAGCCTCCCGGCGCGCCCCCGCGAGCCCCCTCCCGTCCGGCGCGCGACCCCGCCGCTTCGAATGTTGTGAATCAAATGTGGGGTTTGTTACATTCCGCTGCCGCCGCGGACAGTTCTTAAAGGGCCAGCCGCCGGCTGCCGCGCAGACCCAGCTGCGTCCTGCGCCGCCTCCCGCTCCCTGAGGGCCTGGGCCGAGAGAGACTGATCGCGCGTGGGCCTCGCGAGGCAGACGCCGTTGGGCGGACAACAAAGAGAGAGGCCCCGGAAGGAGCCGGGCTGCCCCCGGAcccgggggtggggaggggagcacaTTGTTCCGCAGGGCGGGAGCTCTTAAAGGATCCAgacaggcaccccccacccccaccgccccCTGCCCAGTTTGGCCGTCCTAGATCGGGAACAAAGGAGTCAACGTGTGGCCGGACGGCCAAAGGTGAGTCGGTGCCAGGGCCCCCAACTTCCTATTTCCCCACCCATGGACCTTCTGTTCCCCTCCCCTGGGAGTGGGGGCCGTGATCTAGCTGGCTCCGCAGGGGTTAATCACGGGCGGTCCAGACTGCGGGCAGCGAGACCCCAGGGATCAGGAACCCCCCCCAAGGCCCCCCGTGGCCGGGCCGTGTCTCCCCTCTCCTGCAGCTGAGCGCTGCGGTTGGAGAGGAAGGAGCCGCCCCCCTCCCCCTGCGGCCGCCACTTcctttgttgttgcttttgtctCACGCCGAGCACATGGTCCGGGATCCTCGGCTCTTAAAGTCACAGCGTTCCGGCCCCTGCGCTGCAGTCTTGCCTCCCGCCTCCTGTGTCCCTCCGAGAGCGGCACAAAAGAGTAGGAAGCGAACGAGGGAGGCCCCTCTCGGGGCAGATGTCCGCGCCTCGGCCCCCCAGCACTATGCCTGGGGAGGGGTGGCTGGGTAAGCTTCCCAGAGCCCCACAGCGTGCACTTGGCCCGCGATGGGGAGCCCCCCCTTCCCCAGGACACTGGTTTCCTCCCCCACTAGTGTGACCACCTGGTTTTTTCTGGGCTCTTCTGGTTTTATTTGGGCGCTGTGGGAAGGAAAGATTTccacccccattttacagctgtGCCAACTGAGGCTCTCAGAAGCAAAGGGATTTCCTTGACCAAGGTCACCCAGGGAGTCTTCTCTCCTAGTCTGGTGGTCCGGCCCTCAGCTGCCTCCAGGCACCACACGTTGGGAAGCTCTGCTTGCGCTAGGCAGAGCCTGCTTGTTTCGGGTGGGGTGTGGGGAAGTAGGAAGGGGGGCTTCTCTTCCTGGCTGAGTCTGCTCGTGCCCCCAGGGTCTGACTTTGTTTTTATCTGCAAAAGGGAGTGTCTCTTCCTGCAAACAGATCCCTGGGGCTCTTAGACCAAGGTCGGGGTAGGTGCTTGGGGCATTGGACCTAAGGGGTTGGCCGCCTCTCTTGGGTGcgtgtgggggggggggtgttAACTGCAAAATGCATTACATGCCTGGGGCGGACGGGGCTCAGCGACGGGACTCTCAAGACCCGTTCACACAGAGCTCCGTGATAGCACAGCACAGAGATGTGGACGGGCAGAGCAGTTGTTAGGGGAGGCCACCTGGCCACCCTTGCTgtttgaccttgagcaagttgctgGCTCCAACTCTGGGCCTTGCTTGCTTCTCTGTACCACAGAGCTAAAGATGGATGCCTGAAAGAGAGTGCCCTCCCAGCCTCCTGTATGACTTGGAGACTCGGGATTAGGTGATTTCCTCCAGCTATTGATGCCACAAGGAGTTATGGGTTGGGGGAGTTTGGGCCTAGGAGGCCAACTAGGACCAATTCCGTTCTCTCTGGCCTTGTGGCCTAGAgtaacttccttcctttctctcggCTCCAGTTTTCTCAGCCATGAAGTGGGTGTAACCCTTCTATGCCACCTCTGTTCCTGGCAGGGCTTAAAGAACCAGGATCCACTCTTACCAGCTGAGGTATTCCCCTAGAGTAGCATATCTGCCTGCTGCCCTGGAAGTGTCACCCTTCAAGCTCTGCTGGAGGTTGGAAATGGAGGTCAGCGTGTCATATTATCTAATAATGATCATTCACACCCAAGCTAAGTTCATACTTTACAAGTTGCTTCTGCTGTTGCCTTGGAGCAGTCCTTGATGGTAAACTGGGAGGTAGTTATTGggctgttcccattttacagatgaacataCTGAGGCTCGGGAGGGGAAGCCCTTGCCCACGGTCTGTAGGCAAGAATCTCGCTAGAAGTCACTGTCATGTGTGAGTCTGTGAGGGCTGACACTCTTACCCACAGCTGGAGGCCCTTCTGTCTCCTGGCTTGCTTTCACAGCTCCTCACCACCTTCCCTGCCCTGGGGAGTGGGTGCCTTTGTAGGGGGCTGGCCACAGAGCAGACACCCACAGGCCTGGGCCTCTGCAGGAGTGCCTTGGGCCTGGCACTGCTCAGCCATCTGCAAGACATCCTGACATAAGAGGAGCAGTCAAGGCTGCTGGCTTGGTGGCTAATCATGGGTGCTTTATGGCCAGACTGCTTAGGTCATGCCCCTGTGCACTCACGATTCCAGCTGACTGGCCTTGGACCTCACCTGTCTGAGCCTTGGTGTCCTGACCTCCCAGGGTTGCTGGGAGGACTCACCAAGTTGGCGCCGGGGAAACAGCATGGTTATTATGGTGACTGTTCTGCACCAGCAGAACTATGGGCTCCTAAGCTTTCTGAGGTTAGCTAGGGTAGAGATTCCCAAACCTAGCTGTGCTGTGACAACTTCTGGGGAATTTGTTAAAAATCTAGGTGCCCTTGTTCCCCATCCCTCCAAAGCGTCTGGTCCAGGAGGACTGGGATGGGCCAGGCATCTGCTGTTTCAGTTATTTGGGGATTTCCTGAGTCTCCCTTGGCCGTTGGTTGCTTGGCTAGTTTGTCGGCAGGAGtttgggaggctgtgtgtgtaGACATGCCTGTCAGGATGTGCACTTGGCCCAGGCCAGGGGGCACAAACCCAGTCCCTGATGGTgggcaggcagaggctgggcctgggTGACCTGGAGGGAAAGCGCTCGCTCCCAGTGAGGGAGCCAGGCAGAAACAAGTGGGACCAGGCTTGCCATGAGAAGCCAGGTTTTTTTGTAATCTCCCAACTGTCAGTCGTTGGCATTAAAGTCATTGCCGCCAGACTGGGTGACCTTGGACCTGTGTGATTGGCTCTGTTCCGTGCACATTTATCACATCAGGCCTGCCCTGAGCTGGACACAAGGTGGTCCCTGGCCCTGCCCGCACCCTCTGCTGGTCGGGCCCCGTCTCCCATGCGGGCTCCTTTTGAAAAGTAGGGCCCAGGCTTGTGAAGTGCAGTACAGAGGAAATGGCTCTTGCCGCTGTTGGCAGGAAGGAACTAGGTGTTGAGCTGACAGTTACACTGGCTCCCTGGCCGTGTCAACAGGGAGGTGACATTGAAAGCTGGGTATCAAGGATGCATAGGAGTTTTGTTAGATGGGGAAGGGATGGAAGGAGCCTCCCTGTGGCAGGAACAACAAAGAGCTGGTCCTGTTGGACGCACTCTTCAGCTTTGCAGGGCCTGACGGGTTCTAGAGCTTTTCCTGCCAGGGCCTCGTCCCAACTTTGAGTTGAGCGGAACCCTGAGGTTGAGCCAGGTCCCTTGACATCCTCCACCTGGACCCTCATCTCTGACTGGAGGCAGGAGACCCTGCCCCAACCCATTCCTATTCAACTTCCTCTCTCGggttcttccttcccttttttctcaacaggctccacctcccacttTGAGGGCTGGGTTGGGGGCCCCAGAGCAAGGGCCTGGCTGCATGCCAGACTCCACAGTCTCCCCAGGCTGGCTTCCTTCATCACCTCCCATGAAGCCTGGGGCTGGTCCTCTCCGTCGGCAGCACAGCACAGGGAGAGGCTTTCTTTGGCCCACCTCCCAGCTTTTACACTTTACCGTGGggctttgggcaagtttcttcttgctgagcctcagtttcctcctctgtaaaacggGCCAGCTATACATTCCTTGAAAGGTAGATGAAGTCACACGTGGACAGGCACAGTGGGAGCAggttaaggaaagaaagaatggtgTCTTGCTTTGGACTGGAAGCCCCCAAGGGCAGGAGCAGGTTAGAACCTCTTGCTTGGTGCCAGTAAGAGGAGAACTGGGTCCCCAGGCCTGTTTGGAATCCCTGCTGGAACCAGCCAGAGGGAAGGGAGGATGTGGACCCTCCTCAGGAACCCCCAGCTGCCGCCTGGAGGCCAAGTTGTAGCCCCTGGTGTAAGGCAGAGAAAGATCTGGCCCTAAGCCCCTTTCCAAGACAGGGTGCCCTGAGACCCCGCCCAGCGGGAGCCTACCGGGAGCCCGCTGGCTTGGAAGCACGCTGGCCAGCTCGCTGAGCTCCGCAACTGAGGGGGACTGGGTCCCATTTCACACAGCAGGAGGGTGAGGCCTGGGTGCTGGCAGGCTGAGCTGTCCTGGCGTGTCAGCACTGGACCCCAGGGCTCGGAGGAGGGGCGTGGCTGAACACCATTCGTCCCTGGGGTCACACTGCAGAGGTTTGGTTCTGTGGTTCTGTCTCCTGACCCCTCATGGCACAAGGGCCTGGactcctctgtgcctcagtttctttctttcttttttttttttttttgttttgttttgttttgttttgtttgagacaggagtctcgctctgtcaccagactagagtgcagtggtgcgatctcagctcagctcactgcaacctccgcctcccgggttcaagcgattctcgtgcctcagcctcccaagtagctgggattacaggtgtccaccaccatgcctggctagtttttgtatttttagtagagacgaggtttcaccatgttggccaggcgcctcagttttcttgtctccTTGCCTCCTAGGGTTGTGAGTCCCGGCCCAGCCCCTCCACCCCCCTGCCCCCCTGATGCGACCATGGGCTCTGGCAGTGACTAGGTGGCCACCCTCCGCCCCCGTGGGTCAGCGGCGATTCTCTGCGGGACCCGGCAGCACCCCGGGCCAGCTCTGGGGAAGGTAGGAAGGAGCCTCCCAGTCCTGGTGCTGGGGCACGGGGGCCAGCAGGAGTGGGGCGCAGGGCCCTGAGCTGCCTTCCCTCCCCGTGGGGGGAGTCACCCTGGTTTCTCTCCCTGCTCTGTGTACGAGTGGCCCCCCTCAGTCCTATCGGGGCCTCCTCTCTGTGGTGCAGCCCTGGCCTCGAGGGCCCCCTGGCCAGCCCGCCTGCCCGGGATGAGCGCTTACCCTCCCAGCAGCCGCCGTCCCGACCTCCACACCTCCCCGTAGAGGAGCGCCGAGCCTCGGCTCCTGCCGGCGGGAGCCCCCGAATGCTGCACCCCGCCACCCAGCAGAGCCCGTTCATGGTTGATCTCCACGAGCAGGTAGGCAGAACCCCATCCCCGGTGCCCCTGGCCCTGTGAGCcagtctgagaggcagaggcagcaagGCCTAGATTTCACCTAgcttgcatttcacgttccaggGAGGCATTATTAGCCCTGCTTTACAGGTAGGTAAACTGAGGCCCGGGGAAAGGGCCACACTGGGTGACTGGCAGAGCTAGATTCCCACGGGGCTTTCTCTGCCCCGGGGGCCTGGGAGTAGAGGCACGGTCTGGTCTGCACTGAGGTAGGCCGCcgtggagaagggaagggagccGGCAGCTGGATGTGGCAGGATGATTTCTCCTGAGAGTAGCCCTCACGGCCAGCTTCCTTCTCACACTTTCCCGGCGTTCTCTTCACCCACAGGTGCACCAGGGACCTGTCCCTCTGTCCTACACGGTTACCACAGTGACGACCCAAGGCTTCCCCTTGCCTACAGGCCAGCACATCCCTGGCTGCAGTGCCCAGCAGCTCCCAGCATGCTCCGTGATGTTCAGCGGGCAGCATTACCCCCTCTGCTGCCTCCCGCCCCCGGTGAGTGAGTGTTTCCAGCTCCTCCTCCACCAGCTGCAAGCCCCAGGCACAAGCCAGCGGCTCAGCGGGCCCAGGGCAGCCCTGAACCGGGCTGAGCTATCCAGCCATCCAGGCTGTCAGAGCGCCTGCCTGGCCTACCCAGGAAAGCATACGTGTGTTCACATTTGGTAATAGAGTGTTTCAAGGTTCAGGGACCCCCAGTACCCCTGTACCTGCCTTACAGCTTGGCAGAggcccaggagttgaggctgtGGGCCTTAACAGTGGAGTGTCTTGCCTGGGTGGCCTAGGACAGGGATGGGCCTTCCACAGGGTTTCTTGTGCAGACCCTGGAGCTGCTGGGTGTGTGCCCAGTGGGGGCCTTTTGCTGGGTGGCATGGCGTAGACCTGGCCCAGAGCCCAGGAGAATGTTCTCAGCCCCCCGCCCCCTCTCTTGGCAGCTTATCCAGGCGTGTACCATGCAGCAGCTGCCTGTACCCTATCAGGCCTACCCCCACCTCATCTCCAGTGACCACTACATCCTGCACCCCCCACCACCGGCCCCACCCCCCCAGCCCACCCACATGGCGCCCCTGGGGCAGTTTGTGTCTCTGCAGACCCAGCACCCTCGGATGGTGAGTCGGCATGGGTCCGATGCTGGAGGGGGATGGTGTGGGGGGAGGCGAGGTGAGGACAGCCTCGTCTCACTGACTTGCTGACCCGGTGCCGCTTCTTCCAGCCCCTACAGCGGCTCGACAACGACGTGGACCTGCGTGGGGACCAGCCCTCCCTGGGTAGCTTCACCTACTCCACCTCTGCGCCTGGCCCAGCCCTTTCCCCGTCGGTGCCCCTGCACTACCTGCCCCACGATCCGCTGCACCAGGAGCTGTCTTTTGGTGTGGTGAGTGCCACCCCGACCCCCACCTGGGCTCCGGGGTGGCTGAGAGGCAGACCTGCTGGGCTGACCTGCATCTGGGCTCCCGGGCGGCTGGGAGGCAGGCCCGCTGGGCTGACTCGCACCTGGGTTCCAGGGCACCTGGGAGGCAGGCCCGCTGGGCTGACCCCCACCTGGGCTCCGGGGCGGCTGGGAGGCAGGCCTGCCGGGCTGACCTGCACCTGGCCCCTCTTGCAGCCATATTCTCACATGATACCACGCAGACTGAGCACCCAGAGATACCGCCTGCAGCAGCCACTGCCCCCACCGccgccaccaccacccccaccaccctacTACCCCAGCTTCCTCCCCTACTTCCTGTAAGTATCCGCACATCCGCCCCAGGTCCCTGATGCCCTGTTCTGGAACCTCCAGTGGTTAGACCTAAACACAGCTCCAGGGGCCCCAGGGCCTCTGAAGCCATCTGGCGTTCCCCCCTTAACCTGACAGGCATGCCAGCTGGGCTCCCTTTCCCGCTGCAACGTTCTGGGCTCTGTTTGCAAGGAGGGAGTCAGGAGAGCGGCTCTGTGTGCCCCCTTCCTTCTGACCTTGACCCTGGGCCCCCACGCTTGTCTCTCTCTAGCTCGATGCTGCCAATGTCACCAACAGCAATGGGGCCCACCATCAGCCTGGACCTGGATGTGGATGACGTGGAGATGGAGAACTATGAGGTCCCATGGAGCCCCATGCTGGGAGGTGGGGTTTGGGAGACCTGCAGCCCTGGGCACCGCTGACCCCGTCTCCTGCCCGCATGCAGGCCCTCCTGAACCTGGCCGAGCGGCTGGGAGATGCCAAGCCCCGGGGCCTCACCAAAGCAGACATAGAGCAGCTCCCGTCGTACCGCTTTAACCCGGACAGCCATCAGTCAGAGCAGACGCTGTGAGTACCATGTCCTACCTCCCACCCCTCTGAACACAGCTGGCTGCCATGGGACGCCCCTCTCGGGAGTCACACTCCACTGAGCCTTCCCGTGGCCCTCAGCGTGAAGGTGACGCTCCGTGCCCCTCTGCAGGTGTGTGGTCTGCTTCAGTGACTTCGAGGCGCGGCAGCTGCTCCGAGTCCTCCCCTGCAACCATGAGTTCCACACCAAGTGTGTTGACAAGTGGTTGAAGGTAACACTGCCCAGGCTGGCTCCTGGGTATTCCTCATGCAGTGATGGTGGGATGGGCTGGCCTGGGCTGTTTCCCTCCTTGTCCTTGTCATTATCTCGGAAGTTCTGGCTCCAGGGGACCAGGTCCCCCTAGGCAGCTGCACAGATGTGATGGGTTGGGGCTGGTGAGAGCAACGCCTGACGTGCATGTTCCCACAGGCCAACCGGACATGTCCCATCTGCCGGGCCGACGCCTCCGAGGTGcccagggaggctgagtgaggccaCACAGCCGCCTGCCCGGGAGAACCCTGCCTGAAGCTCTGGAAACTTGTGGGTGGGGCCCagggaggatggggagggagTGGCCCAGGCCTGCCCCGTCGCTCCCGCCTGCATCTCCAGAGCTGGTGCCAGGGTCAGCCCGGTGAGGAGTCCCTGCAATAAGCCCCTGCATTTGCCAAGCTCCAAAGACTCCCTCCCTAGTCTTCCTGCCTGCCCGCCCGCCCGCCACGGAGCTGCCTGAGTGTCCCTGATCGGATCTCCCTCCTGTGCACCCTCAGGTCCCTCCTTTTCCTGCTGGCACTGAGAGCCAGGGGTCCGCTCCCTCGGTGGGGCCGGTGGAGATCCTTGGCCCCAGGATGGGCAAGACAGAGCACCATCCTGGGTCAGAAGGTCTCATGCTCTGAAATGGTGTGCCCTCTGCCCAGGTGGCACTGCCAGGTGCGTAGACAGACGGTGTCACGAGCCATTTCCTGAGCCCCAGGGCTGAATCCTCCCTCCTTGACCCCAAACAGTGAACTCAGGCAGCCGGCTCTGTGTTGGCTGCTGTGAGGGCTGAGTCTGGCTCCCTAGGGGACCCTCATCCCAGGCACAACATTCCAGCCCCACCCTCAGGCTGGAGGGCGTCCCAGCCTAATCCCGAGCTGGGCACACACGTATCCTGAGGGGCTTGGGCCATACGGGGAGAGGGAGCCCTGTGTTCCCCGGTGGCTGTCCCTCCCAGGGATGCAGCCAGACCCGTGCCCAATCTCCTCTCCCTCTGTCGTTTTGCATGAACGTGAGGAGCAGcagtttttgtttattcatttggccCAAAATCGCGTGTAGGATTTGGGGATGTGGATATTTaagacaatttcttttttcttttggtttaatAGGGGCGGGTATAGGGACCAACTGGGACTGAGTGCCCAGGGGGCCGAGCACGGTCGTGCTGACTGGCCTGCATGCATGCGTGTgccgggctgggctgggcagccGGCGGTCGTTGGGCAGGGTTGGGGGTCTGTGCTCAGCTGATAACTGCCATGCACTGTACTGCACACGTCCCTAGAGCCTACCGGGACCCGACGCTTTTCAGGGCATTTCTCCCTCCAGCCAGGGCCCATCTCCCACCTGCCTGGGCGAGTCTCCTCCAAGGAAGTCCCAGGAGGATGGGGTCCAGGAAGGCTGTGGGCCCCCACCTCCAGGGGGCCTTCCCAGCCTGATCCCTGTCCTCCAAGTTCTGGAGGAGGCCGCTGTAGGGTCTGGCTGAGCTCCCCACCCTCTTTCCCTGGTCCCAATCCTTTCTTGTCCTATACCCAGCTGGGGTTGCTGCCCTGAACGAACTGCGTGTGGGGCCGGCACATCCTAGCAGGCAGCCCCTGGCGCCTGCTGCCTCAGGGATGCTCCAACCACCCTCGTTCTCCCCGCAGCGGCCCTGGCTCCCACCTCCCGCCCCAGCCTGCCGTGGGGCCTGTCAGCCtggtcccacccccatggagaACCCAAAGTCTTACTGTATATAACTCCAGGTGACGTTTCTATATTTATAGCAGTGTTGAAAACCCACGTGTTTTACACAGAACCACCCTCTCCAACCCCTCCCTTCCCAACCCCAACAAAACGTTTTCAAACCCCTTACAGTTCCTGGGGCAGGCGGAAACAGGCTCACAGATTGTGTCGGCTGCAGCAGTGATTCCAACAAGCAGCTATTGGGGGGGGGAaacacagcattttaaaaaatcatcattaaAAAACAAGATTTATACAACAATTACTTAGGATGTTTGTGATCTGCCGACCTTGCTATAGATGCCATGTTACCAATGATTTCCTGTGGTGGGGGCTTGCCATTGTTTACTCTTTTATTTACCAACTTCTGGCCTAGGCATGACAGTGGGCACCTTCCCCCAGCCCCGGCTGGGCCCAGCGCCTGTGTTCTGTGTTAgaaaggttttatatatatatataaaattacatatatatgtagaaatatatgtaattttgggGGCCCTGTTCCTTGCACATTTTACAGTTACCTCATTTTTCCCATGTATGTATTTGAGAAAATGctaatatatagagaaaaaaatggttcTTAAAGCTTAAATGTGTGGTT
Coding sequences:
- the RNF44 gene encoding RING finger protein 44 isoform X1, whose amino-acid sequence is MRPWALAVTRWPPSAPVGQRRFSAGPGSTPGQLWGSPGLEGPLASPPARDERLPSQQPPSRPPHLPVEERRASAPAGGSPRMLHPATQQSPFMVDLHEQVHQGPVPLSYTVTTVTTQGFPLPTGQHIPGCSAQQLPACSVMFSGQHYPLCCLPPPLIQACTMQQLPVPYQAYPHLISSDHYILHPPPPAPPPQPTHMAPLGQFVSLQTQHPRMPLQRLDNDVDLRGDQPSLGSFTYSTSAPGPALSPSVPLHYLPHDPLHQELSFGVPYSHMIPRRLSTQRYRLQQPLPPPPPPPPPPPYYPSFLPYFLSMLPMSPTAMGPTISLDLDVDDVEMENYEALLNLAERLGDAKPRGLTKADIEQLPSYRFNPDSHQSEQTLCVVCFSDFEARQLLRVLPCNHEFHTKCVDKWLKANRTCPICRADASEVPREAE
- the RNF44 gene encoding RING finger protein 44 isoform X2, which codes for MRPWALAVTRWPPSAPVGQRRFSAGPGSTPGQLWGSPGLEGPLASPPARDERLPSQQPPSRPPHLPVEERRASAPAGGSPRMLHPATQQSPFMVDLHEQVHQGPVPLSYTVTTVTTQGFPLPTGQHIPGCSAQQLPACSVMFSGQHYPLCCLPPPACTMQQLPVPYQAYPHLISSDHYILHPPPPAPPPQPTHMAPLGQFVSLQTQHPRMPLQRLDNDVDLRGDQPSLGSFTYSTSAPGPALSPSVPLHYLPHDPLHQELSFGVPYSHMIPRRLSTQRYRLQQPLPPPPPPPPPPPYYPSFLPYFLSMLPMSPTAMGPTISLDLDVDDVEMENYEALLNLAERLGDAKPRGLTKADIEQLPSYRFNPDSHQSEQTLCVVCFSDFEARQLLRVLPCNHEFHTKCVDKWLKANRTCPICRADASEVPREAE
- the RNF44 gene encoding RING finger protein 44 isoform X3, coding for MLHPATQQSPFMVDLHEQVHQGPVPLSYTVTTVTTQGFPLPTGQHIPGCSAQQLPACSVMFSGQHYPLCCLPPPLIQACTMQQLPVPYQAYPHLISSDHYILHPPPPAPPPQPTHMAPLGQFVSLQTQHPRMPLQRLDNDVDLRGDQPSLGSFTYSTSAPGPALSPSVPLHYLPHDPLHQELSFGVPYSHMIPRRLSTQRYRLQQPLPPPPPPPPPPPYYPSFLPYFLSMLPMSPTAMGPTISLDLDVDDVEMENYEALLNLAERLGDAKPRGLTKADIEQLPSYRFNPDSHQSEQTLCVVCFSDFEARQLLRVLPCNHEFHTKCVDKWLKANRTCPICRADASEVPREAE
- the RNF44 gene encoding RING finger protein 44 isoform X4 → MLHPATQQSPFMVDLHEQVHQGPVPLSYTVTTVTTQGFPLPTGQHIPGCSAQQLPACSVMFSGQHYPLCCLPPPACTMQQLPVPYQAYPHLISSDHYILHPPPPAPPPQPTHMAPLGQFVSLQTQHPRMPLQRLDNDVDLRGDQPSLGSFTYSTSAPGPALSPSVPLHYLPHDPLHQELSFGVPYSHMIPRRLSTQRYRLQQPLPPPPPPPPPPPYYPSFLPYFLSMLPMSPTAMGPTISLDLDVDDVEMENYEALLNLAERLGDAKPRGLTKADIEQLPSYRFNPDSHQSEQTLCVVCFSDFEARQLLRVLPCNHEFHTKCVDKWLKANRTCPICRADASEVPREAE